One window of the Anguilla rostrata isolate EN2019 chromosome 13, ASM1855537v3, whole genome shotgun sequence genome contains the following:
- the LOC135238540 gene encoding achaete-scute homolog 5 → MNAGFSHGFVERRAGLLGGSSLQYGMVPPGGHPEHRHHSSHLHPGGDPLTHPMPFLLYPASVDTGLYEGSYRGGPPLFPYLPAFHGHFGVYECPFEPAFIQKRNERERQRVKCVNQGYAKLRDHLPGGAGDKRLSKVETLRAAIRYIKYLQGLVGESACSSPKAAPLSLEDSGNSDGGSPRSTSESSSPGLYCGESEGSGS, encoded by the coding sequence ATGAATGCTGGCTTCTCCCATGGCTTTGTGGAGCGGCGGGCCGGGCTCCTCGGCGGCAGCAGCCTGCAATATGGGAtggtgccccctggtggccaccCGGAGCATCGCCACCactcctcccacctccacccagGCGGAGACCCGCTCACGCACCCGATGCCCTTCCTGCTCTACCCCGCCAGCGTGGACACGGGGCTCTACGAGGGCTCCTACAGGGGCGGCCCGCCCCTCTTCCCCTACCTGCCCGCCTTCCACGGGCACTTCGGGGTGTACGAGTGCCCCTTCGAGCCGGCGTTCATCCAGAAGCGGAACGAGCGGGAGCGGCAGAGGGTCAAGTGCGTCAACCAGGGCTACGCCAAGCTGCGGGACCACCTGCCCGGCGGCGCCGGCGACAAGCGCCTCAGCAAGGTGGAGACGCTGCGGGCCGCCATCCGCTACATCAAGTACCTGCAGGGCCTGGTGGGGGAGTCCGCCTGCTCCAGCCCCAAGGCTGCGCCCCTGAGCCTGGAGGACTCGGGCAACAGCGACGGTGGGTCTCCCCGCTCCACGTCAGAGTCCTCCTCGCCGGGGCTCTACTGCGGGGAGTCGGAGGGCTCAGGGAGCTAG